ATGTCACTGTTTAATTGCTTTAACTTGTAATTCAGATATTTATtcccatgccaaaaaaaaaataaaaaattataatcgtATGCTTCTTCAGAGTTATAATTCCATAGTATTGGCTTTCATAAATTATATTCTTTGAGCCATGAAGTGatataaaaaactttaataaCCGATAAATTGATACTAGATCTTGCTcatataaaatgtgtttgtacaagaaataataataataattttaacagatattttaacattaacattttaagtaGTAATCAGTGTCAGTGGAAACCTTTTGTCACGTCttgatttttgtaattttttttttttttttttctaaaaatgaaaattactgcCCCCTCTGGATGAATTGAGGATAGTCAAAACTGAGGTATGAAGCTGAAGTTGCTGTGAGGTGGAAATGCGGCTTCCGGTTTCCGTTAAAGCCAGTTGCTTCTCTGAAAGTTATTTTTgagttttaacaaaaattaactataactaatatatttttatgaccATACTGTTTAGCTTCTGACTATGCAATAATATTCAGATGAAAAGTCATATAATTTAACAAGCCAGAATGTACTTTGACATCAAAAAACCTTTAACCTAACAaggtttagaattttttttttctcaccactctctacaaaaaagaaaagtaaaaaaaaaaattctaataataatatttagaatgCTGTGTAAAACATCTGATACTACCAAGATTATCACTAGTCATTCTTACAATTTAAACGGACAACTGATCTGGATCTTTCCGAATATGCTTTGCTAGAAGTCACTGAATTTACTAAAAGTTCTTTCCTTTTTTCCAGGTCCttggaaaaagaaaacaagatctCCATTTGGGACATCCATTTTTCTCACTGCAATGTAAGAATTAATTTTCCTGTCTTAACTGGTTAAAGGTGACACTCATTCATTGTTAAAGTGAAAATGTGACCTTTTCCTCCAAGcacaatgcacattattttgtTACCTACTGAATTAAATCTGCTGCcattctataaaaaaaacaaacccacACAAAGCCCAGCTCGCAGCACGCATCTGTCATGAACTTGACTCTCTCACAGCTGTTCAAATGGCAGCTGACACGCACAGTTGCCCGACAGCCTCTCCTTTCACCGTACAATATATACATCCTTAGCTCATTCTTCAGTGGGGTTTTCTCACTTAACTAGAAAAGTCACAACAAGATATACCTGCTTCCTATATTTTTACACACTCACCACCTCATTCATGAACCACGAGTGGAATGAATAGAACATTTTTATGTGATTGACTGTAAGAATAGTTTTACTATCTATACACAGTGTGTTTGGTGTCTGAGGCCTATAAACTATTTTTTCACGcgtattatatttttttgactCATGCATTAATATTAGACTAGTCAAAGTCAGAATTTCCTCCTATTCCTCTTTTTTACACAGACAAACCAAATCTCTAATTTACTCATCTGCTTCCCTAGTTATTCATTCATGTCTACAAGTGACAAGATCCATAGCTGAACTTGGCAGAACGCATTGCAGCCATTTTCCATGCAGGGTGTGTGCGTGTTCTTCAGAAAGAGGATTGCGGAAAAGCTGcatacttttttttccccttctaaACCAATCAGCATTGCTGTGGTATGAGTCACTCCCACACCCTTCCCTTTTATGACAAAGAGGGGAGGGGCTGTTTCTCAGACCGGACAGTGAAATGGTGGCTGCTTGTACAAACAGCAGCAGCACCACTAGGAACTGAGCAGCTACAGACACATTTACAGGTAAGATCCGTAGCTTAGAACATTCTCCTGCTTCTAGGCTTTACTAAACATGCATCCTGAGACATGAAAATGAAATTCTAATGCTGCTTCATGTATCTGAACAATGCTGTTTGTCTAACCTCGCTCTTGAGCTAATTGTATTAGCCTGTTTACAAGCCATCCTGCCATTCATTCAGCCTAGAAACCTATTTTACCAACCCGACAAAGATGAACAGAATATTATAGAAAAAACTCTAGCTTTTGGAAAATCTTTTCATTTATAGAAAATGAAAACTTGAGTGAACCCACAAGTATGACATCATTCATTATGCCACATGGTTGAATGGGTATGACAAGCACGACATGCTTATCAACTGCATTGTTTTAGTTGTAGAATTACAAGTTTAGTTTGTTTTCCTGTGCAAACCGGTTTTTGATTACTATTAAATAATGTGTGGAATTGAGTCAGTTCTTCCTGTGAACTTCCATTCCTAAAGCACAaagatttataaataaactgaatgttGCTATATAAGTAGGATTAGATCTTTTATAGTATATAACTTTGTATAGTTTAAGATAGAActttgaaaatgttgaaaacttcCACCCCGGACACCGCAGATTCAGAACTGGACAGCAACCTTTTACAGtcaaagaaagagaaaacatAATCCTCTTAGAAAACCTACCACGGTCTTTTAAGGTGGAATTTAATGATCAGTAAACCTCACAAGTAACCAATTTAGGAAACTCTTCATAGGCTTCTCAAATAAAAGTTCTAGAGAATTCACTCATTTCTAAGCTAACAGCATGATACACTAATATGCATTTACAATAAGAAATCTGCACAAATACTAAGTAAAATAGTCCGTTTGAATTGCACtgaacttttttataatttaatgaaatggaaaatttactcaaaaagatatatatatgtataaatcttaataaataaaggtgattccACAATGCATTTCTCACTGCAAGTTCAGTGTCAAGATATTAGGCAATTATGAGGTATGAGATttcagtacattttacaagaaaatactattttagttCCTGCTTTTATTTGCAGTATCATTATGGTCTGTGctgtttttaaatggtttattaaaaacaagttttcCTTTCATTTCAGTATCAGCCGAGACTGAAAGCCTAGAAGAACCAAAGATTCAGACCCATCTATGGCAGAAAAACAGCAGATCAAAGCGACTGCGGTCAAAGTGCTGTGCTATGTGGAGAAGATCTCCTCCTTCGCCTCCAACATAGACCCTCTCTTTGGGATTGTGACTTCAGTGGTTGGGGTGGTTAGGAAAGGCCTTGGGGATGAGGAGGACAATGAGATGGACAAGGACTTCAAACAGATCCATCAGAAGCTGGAAACCATCTCAGAGAAGAACAAGCAGACCCTGCGGCAGATCCGCATCGACGAAATCAACGAGACTTATGGTAAACATGAGGAAATCATCAAGCATCAGTACACGGCTTTCAACAACATGCTGGAAAAGGTTAAACTGGACCCTGACAACTCAGATCGTCACATGAAGGATTTTGTGAAGATCTATGAGAATGATAAGATGGATCTCAGCTTAGATACGTATTACCGTGGAGTGAAGGGTGCCGCTCTGTTTGGGAAGCCCATGCTGCAGGTTTACCTGGAGAACTGCCAAAGAAACAAAAAGGTGATGGAGGCCCGTTGCTCTCACATCGCACACCTGTTCTACATCGGTCTAATGGCACTGATGGCCTACTACGCCGTCACTGAAGATGACGAGGATGAAGTGAGAGACAAATGGTGCCCGAGGGTCATTGAAATTCAAGCCAAGATGCAAGAAGTTCTGGAACAGTGCACTGAGGAAAACTGAAGTGGGAACATTGCACTGAACGATTGCTGAGACTATTCATTTCATATGCTGAAAGTCTTGAATTAGGAAGTTTAAATAAATAGCGTGGGGTGTAAAATGGGTGAATCTTTTCCTGCTTGCCAGTGGACTTTTCAATGCAATACTGAAGTAGTGCAAAGTTCTTAACACTGTATATCgcagttacagttttttttttttttttttgtatgttaagCATGTTTTGGTCATAACTGTAGCtgaatatattgcaaaaaaacaaatcatatgAGCCTTTAATGCGAGTTACACATGttcatatgaattattatataattgtttgcTTATGTTTTGTGGAACATCTCTGATTCTTTGCACAATAAatgaatctatttttttctgtcatgTCATTGCAGTTAGTCTCTTTATTTGTCAATTTATATGATCAAATGTGATTTCTGCCAAGTCACTTCATGATGGGAACACACTAAAGACTGAGTGCAGACTGCAGGTGAATATGGAAATTGCACGGTTTTGCATTAAATGCAAACCTGTCAATGTTTCAGAGGCAGAATGCTTGATCAGTCTaatctgaaaaagaaaattaaagaaaaattccaggtttaatacaagttaaactaaattaacatCATTTATGGCATAATGCTGACTACAATTTCCACTTCTTTCTTTCTGGGTTAGATTGATGCATTTGCTGTACAATGGTAGTGAATGAGGCCAATCCTTACACATTTAATACTCACGGTTTAGACCATAAATACTCCGTTTTACAAATATAGCCACAAGCATGcatgttagcatgattttagtgtAAACAAATcacttactattttttttttattttattttttttttacaacttagtCATCATTACAACATAACgcctaaaaaaaatctaaatatacaaCTTTAACAGATTTACAACACAAATAATATGCACATTTTAACAGAATTAATGTGATCGTtcaataaaaaaagctttaaaactcCAAAAATTTACCTCATAAGTGCTTTACTGATATctcattttttgcatttttaagaaGCAAAATGATTGTGATAATCAACATTATCCCACAAATGCTGATTGAGCTTAACCTGTTTTCAACCCTTTGTTATCTTtcgtaatttttattaataatttattaatagtaTTGTTTCATTAATATTAGTTTCATtaataagatttttatttgtatattttcagttctcaaattcatttgaaatattaaaaaaataatttttagtttttgtcattttttgtctatatgtgtagttattttaatacaccaagttaatctaaattaaaatgacaaattagcatatatataaacatataccatctacagccgcgagagggcgctctatgttttcagtgtaggctacaggagcacggAGCAGcaaagagcgccctctcgcagctgtagatggtaatgttttctcttggttcatttctcttgattcatgtcaaattaattttgataaataaatcgagctcgactataagtcgcaccagccaaactatgaaaaaagtgcatctaacagtccggaaaatacgaaatatatatatattttttcagtttacatttaaagtaaacaatttattatttattttttaatgattttagatTTTGTTTCACTCATAGTTATTTGTATTCGTATGATCCCTGACTGACCCCAGAATATTCTTGTAACAGCAAGAATGCAtggtaaatacatatttttttatgtatttagattctgattaaatttaatgtttccttTTTAAGGTGAACTAACCGGTAAGAATCTAACTGAGAAAATCTTCCTCCGGACACAATGGCTGACAATGAGATATTTGATGACCAAGAGAAGCTGAAGAGGGGTCTAGTGAAGGTTCTGGAGTGCGTGGCCACCATCTCGTCTGCAGCAGCGGTGGTCAATCCCATCTTCGGCGTGGCTGGTTCTCTCATCCGGGTGGTGCTACACCACGTGGACGATGAAGACATCCAGAAACTCAAACATGAGTTTGACAGCGTGAATCGAGCCCTGGATGAAATCTCACAGGAGAACCGTCAAGCCCTGCTGCAAATCAGGAAGGAAACAGTGGACAAACAGTACCACGAGGTGGAAGAAAACATCCGCAATCAGTTCCGCAAATTCATGGAGATCGTGGAGGCCAAACCAGAGCAAGTGCAACGCAAGAAGGATGATTTTGTTGAGAGTTTCATCAATGATAAAGATGACCAGAACCTGTACACGCTTTACGAAGGCGTGATGGGGAAGCGCAAACTCTTCAGTCAGCCCATCCTAGACATCTACATGAAGCATTCGCAGGGTGACCAGCACGTCATGGAAAACCTCTGCACTCGACTCGCGTATCTGTTCTGCATCGGTTACATCGCTCTGATGGGCTACTACGGCATCCTGGGGGATGATCTGGAATCTCGAAACAAAGAGTGGGAAGAGAATATGAGGAACGTGCAGGAGAAAATGCAGGAGGTGCTGAGGAGATGCAAGTGATTGTGAAAGCTTTATTGCCTTTGTGCTTTGCCTTTTCCTCTTACACTAATAGAGTTCATCGACCTGCAGCGTTATCTCCCTGATGACCGCAGGTCATGCTGAAGTGTACATAATCATTTCTTGTAATCTATTTTATgtaatcatgttttgttttttctatatGCCTTGCCTCAGTTTAACTACATGACCAAGATATGTCACACTAACCTAAAGAATGCTGGTTGTGGTTATATAAACGTTATTTAAGCTAATAAACAGTTTCACCTTGAAAGTTGACTACATGATGAACAATTGTTTCCTGAATAAATACATAGCATATAcacatgtattatataaaatacatatagaatatctatatatatatatatatatatattcataaatgttGCAAAATAAAGAGCATGCAATTAACTGTCTGTGCAAACCAAGATCAAAATTTAGATCTGAAATGTTTATTATTCATCTTTTTGCCACATTAGTGTACATTTAATTATATCttgtgtttcatttatttattatttttgccattagaACAGATTGTCAGagcatatattttaatatgaaatgtgAAATCTAAATAGAAGGTTACTTTTTGCATTCCTTTGTCCCGTTTGTTTTGGATAAATTGAAAAATGGGCATGCTATACTGTGGCACAATGTACAGTGCTGCACGTTTAGTCAAAAAAATGTATACGTACAATATACGTAAATATAGCTGAATTATGTGTCTGTGtgctttgtgtatatatatatatatatatatatatatatatatatatatatatatatatatatatatatatatatatataatattaagaaatagaaTAGAATGTTAAAGGCTTACATTTTGACCTTTGAAGGAGCTTTTTGTTGTTAGATGTTCTtctgccactagatggcagtaaAAGAACATAAACTGAGTTTAGAcgtaaaaatatgaaaacaagaatACTGCTACTGCTTAATGCATATTATGTGTATAGCacctattattaatatatgtaaaaacagCATGTAATATGCAGCTTTAATAAGTTTAAATTGCCATATGATCTGACTACATCTGGTTATATTGCACGTGTcaaaaaaagtgaatataaacTATGTTAAGACTGAATTTAAAGTAGGCTATCTATGTATCAAATGCCACAGACACAAAAGGTATACAAGGTAATTTCAGCCTTTTGAAACTTTTGAAATGGACTCTGGTAAAACATCTACTATTCtatataaaaactgaattagTTTTGCCTCAGGTTAGAGGCAACATCGAATTTTAACGCGAATAAAAAACAAGACTGTGAGGGATAGTCTTTACAATggcatacactgttaaaaaaagactaaatcaTGTCATTTTCACAACTTTCATAACTATTTTAAGTTCGTTGTCTACTGCCTTTTCCAGTAAGATGTTTCTTACaatcatgttgttaaataacagAACAATCAATGGTGTAGGTTAGGGCTTTCTGGACCACGTGCAAAACTGTCTTTGAATGGTCCAAATCTATGGTCTTTcacacaaataatacattttcctcCCAAAATATTCAGGATTAAGCCTAAGTAGTTTTGGAGATTTTACTAAGCTAATTTCATTTAAGAGAACATAAACATTAATGAGTTTTACTTTACCTCTTGTGACGTCACAGAAGAAAGGTCTCAA
The nucleotide sequence above comes from Carassius gibelio isolate Cgi1373 ecotype wild population from Czech Republic chromosome B16, carGib1.2-hapl.c, whole genome shotgun sequence. Encoded proteins:
- the LOC127974796 gene encoding protein rapunzel isoform X2 — protein: MAEKQQIKATAVKVLCYVEKISSFASNIDPLFGIVTSVVGVVRKGLGDEEDNEMDKDFKQIHQKLETISEKNKQTLRQIRIDEINETYGKHEEIIKHQYTAFNNMLEKVKLDPDNSDRHMKDFVKIYENDKMDLSLDTYYRGVKGAALFGKPMLQVYLENCQRNKKVMEARCSHIAHLFYIGLMALMAYYAVTEDDEDEVRDKWCPRVIEIQAKMQEVLEQCTEEN
- the LOC127974796 gene encoding protein rapunzel isoform X1, with translation MADNEIFDDQEKLKRGLVKVLECVATISSAAAVVNPIFGVAGSLIRVVLHHVDDEDIQKLKHEFDSVNRALDEISQENRQALLQIRKETVDKQYHEVEENIRNQFRKFMEIVEAKPEQVQRKKDDFVESFINDKDDQNLYTLYEGVMGKRKLFSQPILDIYMKHSQGDQHVMENLCTRLAYLFCIGYIALMGYYGILGDDLESRNKEWEENMRNVQEKMQEVLRRCK